One genomic segment of Emcibacter sp. SYSU 3D8 includes these proteins:
- a CDS encoding glycosyltransferase family 1 protein: MPDQSIRLALFSGNYNYVTDGAAVALNHLVAHLERRGIESLVFSPTADHPAFEPAGTLVSVPSIAIPGRSEYRVALGLPREQRRRLREFRPTLFHLSAPDLLGYAARGLARQWGIPLVASFHTRYDTYFRYYRMAWLESTATRYLRHFYRPCEQIYVPSESTAQVLREQHMSRDVRIWSRGVDDGRFNPDKRDLQWRRALGFGDDETVIAFVGRLVLEKGIDCFARTIAGLRERGVVHRVLVVGDGPERTRFKEMLPDDAVFTGYLDGDDLARAYASSELFLNPSVTETFGIVTLESMAVGLPSVCADATGSQSLVADGESGFLVRPDDERGFVDAVARLVADPALRARMGSAARERSRDYTWDAVIETLVQHYCEVLERHRAGAADGASGAARRRVLVDDAALT; the protein is encoded by the coding sequence ACAATTATGTGACCGACGGCGCAGCAGTAGCCCTCAACCACCTGGTCGCTCATCTCGAGCGCCGGGGAATCGAATCGCTTGTCTTCTCACCCACTGCGGATCATCCAGCCTTCGAGCCTGCGGGAACCCTGGTGTCGGTGCCCTCGATCGCCATCCCGGGACGATCCGAGTACCGGGTTGCGCTGGGCCTGCCGCGCGAGCAGCGCCGACGGCTGCGGGAATTCCGGCCGACGCTGTTCCACCTGTCGGCGCCCGACCTTCTCGGCTATGCGGCGCGCGGTCTAGCCCGGCAATGGGGCATTCCGCTGGTTGCCTCGTTCCACACCCGCTACGACACCTATTTCCGCTATTACCGGATGGCCTGGCTGGAAAGCACGGCGACCCGCTACCTGCGGCACTTCTATCGGCCCTGCGAGCAGATTTACGTACCGTCGGAATCCACGGCCCAGGTGCTCCGTGAACAGCACATGTCCCGAGACGTGCGAATCTGGAGCCGGGGTGTGGACGACGGGCGGTTCAATCCGGACAAGCGCGACCTGCAATGGCGGCGTGCTCTGGGTTTCGGAGATGACGAGACGGTCATTGCCTTCGTCGGCCGGTTGGTGCTCGAAAAGGGAATCGACTGCTTTGCGCGCACCATCGCCGGGCTGCGCGAAAGGGGTGTTGTACATCGCGTGCTGGTGGTGGGAGACGGCCCCGAGCGGACACGGTTCAAGGAGATGCTGCCCGACGACGCCGTATTCACCGGCTATCTCGATGGCGACGATCTCGCGCGGGCCTATGCGTCGTCGGAACTGTTTCTCAATCCTAGCGTCACCGAGACTTTTGGTATCGTCACCCTGGAATCGATGGCGGTCGGCCTGCCGTCTGTCTGTGCCGATGCCACCGGATCCCAATCGCTGGTCGCTGATGGCGAAAGCGGCTTTCTGGTGCGCCCCGACGATGAACGGGGATTTGTCGACGCAGTGGCGAGACTGGTCGCCGATCCGGCGTTGCGGGCCCGGATGGGAAGCGCGGCCCGTGAGCGCTCGAGAGACTATACGTGGGACGCCGTCATCGAGACGCTGGTACAGCATTATTGCGAGGTGCTCGAGCGGCACCGCGCCGGTGCCGCCGACGGCGCGTCCGGCGCTGCCCGGCGCCGGGTGCTGGTCGATGACGCCGCGCTGACCTGA
- a CDS encoding group II truncated hemoglobin: MGTTPYDMLGGEAGVRALANAFYDAMDSRTDARDIRAMHGSDLTEIREKLFDYLSGWLGGPHLYRQKTGRVCLTQAHAPFAIGEKERDQWLRCMDQALEDVGAPEELRQAAKAPFFRIADTVRNRP, translated from the coding sequence ATGGGAACGACCCCCTATGACATGCTGGGCGGTGAGGCAGGCGTTCGCGCCCTCGCCAATGCCTTCTACGATGCGATGGACAGCCGGACGGACGCCCGCGACATCCGGGCCATGCACGGGAGTGATCTGACCGAGATCCGGGAAAAGCTGTTCGATTATCTGTCAGGCTGGCTGGGTGGTCCGCATCTGTACCGGCAGAAAACCGGCCGCGTATGCCTGACGCAGGCCCATGCGCCATTCGCGATCGGCGAGAAGGAACGCGACCAGTGGCTGCGCTGCATGGACCAGGCGCTGGAGGACGTGGGCGCGCCCGAGGAACTGCGTCAGGCCGCCAAGGCGCCGTTTTTCCGCATCGCCGACACAGTCCGCAATCGCCCCTGA